In Colletotrichum destructivum chromosome 8, complete sequence, the following proteins share a genomic window:
- a CDS encoding Putative molybdopterin oxidoreductase, producing the protein MGSHAPIHQHLRDPIEDVWGPRTPYKHEWPTRVDIECDDEPDKWVQSACVLCCNGCGLDIGIKDGKVVGVRGRATDRVNKGRLGPKGLHGWKSIDHADRLTHPLIRRNGKLERATWDEAMRLIVQGSKDLIERLTSHSIAFYTSGQLFLEEYYALAVVGKAGLSTLHISTSMRESFGSDGQPGSYTDIDFTDCLFLVGYNVAATQTVLWSRMLDRLDGPNPPKLIVVDPRMSDAARRATVHLTPKIGTNLAVLNGIQHLMFKHGWINRDFISKHVIGLEQLEKTVEDYTPDKVEQISGVPTQHLEEAAAIIGQSESLLSTALQGVYQSNQATASAFQINNVNLLRGLIGKPGSGVLQMNGQPTAQNNREAGCDGEFPGFRNHMNPVHMQELADLWNIDPVRVPHWNEPTHV; encoded by the exons ATGGGGTCACACGCACCTATTCACCAGCACTTGCGCGACCCCATCGAGGACGTATGGGGCCCGAGAACCCCGTACAAGCATGAGTGGCCTACTCGGGTCGACATAGAATgcgacgacgagccggaCAAATGGGTTCAGAGCGCATGCGTGCTTTGTTG CAACGGCTGCGGTCTAGACATCGGCATCAAAGACGGCAAGGTGGTGGGTGTCCGTGGACGTGCAACGGATCGCGTCAACAAGGGAAGGCTTGGGCCCAAGGGCTTGCACGG GTGGAAGTCCATAGACCACGCGGACCGCCTCACACATCCTCTAATCCGTCGCAATGGTAAACTTGAGCGGGCCACATGGGATGAGGCGATGAGGCTGATCGTACAGGGCTCAAAGGACCTCATCGAGCGCCTCACAAGCCATAGCATAGCCTTCTACACGTCGGGTCAGCTGTTCCTGGAGGAGTACTATGCTCTGGCGGTGGTTGGGAAAGCCGGCCTCTCGACGCTGCATAT cagcacATCCATGAGAGAATCGTTCGGCTCGGACGGCCAGCCGGGATCGTATACGGACATAGACTTCACCGACTGCCTGTTCCTGGTCGGCTACAACGTCGCAGCCACGCAGACGGTGCTCTGGTCACGGATGCTCGACCGCCTGGACGGGCCCAACCCGCCGAAGCTCATCGTCGTGGACCCGCGCATGTCTGATGCCGCAAGGAGGGCAACGGTCCACCTCACCCCCAAGATCGGAACCAACCTGGCCGTCCTGAACGGCATCCAGCACCTCATGTTCAAGCACGGCTGGATCAACAGGGACTTCATCTCGAAACACGTCATCGggctcgagcagctcgagaagaCCGTCGAGGACTACACCCCGGATAAGGTCGAGCAGATCTCCGGCGTGCCCACTCAGCACCTGGAAGAGGCTGCCGCGATCATCGGCCAGTCCGAGagcctcttgtcgacggcgctgcAGGGCGTCTACCAGTCCAAccaggcgacggcgagcgcgTTCCAGATCAATAACGTCAACCTCCTCCGGGGTCTGATCGGTAAGcccggcagcggcgtccTGCAGATGAACGGGCAGCCGACGGCGCAGAACAACCGCGAGGCCGGGTGCGACGGCGAGTTCCCGGGCTTCCGGAACCACATGAACCCCGTCCACATGCAGGAGCTCGCGGACCTGTGGAACATCGACCCGGTCAGGGTGCCGCACTGGAACGAGCCGACGCACGTGTAG
- a CDS encoding Putative molybdopterin oxidoreductase, aspartate decarboxylase-like domain superfamily, with translation MWISGTNPLVSLPNLPRVGKLLTDPGLFVVVCQDIFMTGTAAIADVVLPAAQWGENTGCFTNVDRTVHLSHKAVEPPGEARSDLDIFLDYGRRMDFRDKDGDLLLPYKTPEEVFGVWQRLSRGRPCDYSGLSYEKLTGGSAIQWPCNEANPQGAEQRFGDAQFFTDINVCESFGHDLETGTPYSKAEYAALNPAGRAILKSYHYVPSLEELDEEYPLRLSTGRNKFQFHTRTKTGRSKKLQDACGMSVGQVFVPFHFGYWDAKDGKSRAANELTVERWDPISKQPMFKSGAVRIDKIEES, from the exons ATGTGGATCTCGGGCACGAACCCACTCGTCAGCCTGCCCAACCTGCCGCGCGTGGGGAAGCTCCTCACGGACCCGGGgctgttcgtcgtcgtctgccaGGACATCTTCATGACGGGgacggccgccatcgccgacgtgGTGCTCCCCGCGGCGCAATGGGGCGAGAATACGGGCTGCTTCACCAATGTCGACCGCACCGTCCACCTCTCGCACAAAGCCGTGGAGCCCCCGGGGGAGGCGAGGTCGGACCTCGACATCTTCCTCGACTACGGGCGCCGCATGGACTTCAgggacaaggacggcgacctcctcctcccgtACAAGACCCCGGAGGAGGTGTTCGGCGTCTGGCAGAGGCTGTCGCGCGGCCGCCCGTGCGACTACAGCGGCCTGTCGTACGAGAAGCTGACCGGAGGCTCCGCCATCCAGTGGCCGTGCAACGAGGCCAACCCGCAGGGCGCCGAGCAGCGGTTCGGCGATGCCCAGTTCTTCACCGACATCAACGTCTGCGAGAGCTTCGGGCACGACCTGGAGACCGGGACCCCGTACTCCAAGGCCGAGTACGCGGCGCTGAACCCGGCGGGTCGCGCGATCCTCAAGTCCTACCACTACGTTCCGTCcttggaggagctggacgaggagtaCCCCTTGCGGCTCTCGACGGGCCGCAACAAGTTCCAGTTCCACACGAGAACGAAGACGGGCAGGTCCAAGAAGCTCCAGGACGCAT GCGGGATGTCGGTCGGCCAGGTGTTTGTGCCGTTCCATTTCGGCTACTGGGATGCCAAAGATGGAAAGTCGAGAGCGGCCAACGAGCTAACTGTCG AACGCTGGGATCCCATTTCCAAACAGCCAATGTTCAAGTCTGGCGCCGTCCGCATCGACAAAATCGAAGAATCCTAA
- a CDS encoding Putative molybdopterin biosynthesis protein MoeA — MTSFQPKEAPCRSSHTTAITSYDTAVDILYQAAAELRPPNEQDGNNTWEDVSLLDAVGRVAAADVLSLAATPEFDTSVMDGYAVRSESTALASPETPLLLGVRGTIAAGDEPTVLGENLFQGDAAESCLEITTGGIFPVVSGSKRQFDACVRVEYTALASAGGGNDDAEQFIMITKPVRRDAIRRPAGCGIRAGQRVVGKGDVVGASHVMPLASAGASGVRVLSKPRVAVWSTGEKLVAGSVPDVNGPFLVAALREAGAEPSFLRTLTDREDAVRKSLRETIDGGRFDVVLTTGGVSVGKFDFLASSLGGLGARTRFHGVAMRPGHPVLFAEVPGPSQILPVFGLSGNPGAAAACFRFLVVPFLRSWSHQAAETPVMARCLDDLVTNGYGGGGRKAASPGIIPPTTSFRHGTLKQLPDGDMAVELSKQQSPAKLGPFIDADCWVRTGGHSRERGPRRPLSAAIP; from the exons ATGACAAGCTTCCAACCCAAGGAAGCGCCATGCAGGTCTTCCCA cACCACCGCAATCACATCCTACGACACGGCCGTGGACATCCTATATCAGGCCGCAGCAGAGCTACGGCCGCCAAACGAGCAGGACGGGAACAATACCTGGGAAGATGTATCACTCCTGGACGCTGTGGGCcgcgtggccgccgccgacgttcTCAGCCTGGCAGCGACGCCCGAGTTCGACACGTCTGTCATGGACGGCTACGCGGTCCGCTCGGAATCCACggccctcgcctcccccgagacgccgctgctgctgggtgTCCGCGGGACCATCGCCGCAGGCGACGAGCCCACGGTACTGGGCGAGAACCTCTTCCAGGGGGATGCGGCGGAGTCGTGCCTGGAGATCACGACGGGCGGCATCTTTCCTGTGGTCTCGGGCTCCAAGAGACAGTTCGACGCGTGCGTGCGCGTTGAATACACTGCCTTGGCGTCCGCCGGaggcggcaacgacgacgcggaACAGTTCATCATGATCACGAAGCCCGTCCGGCGAGACGCCATCCGTAGGCCCGCCGGCTGCGGCATCCGGGCCGGGCAGCGCGTCGTCGGGAAGggggacgtcgtcggcgcctcGCACGTCATGCCCCTGGCGTCGGCCGGGGCGTCCGGCGTCCGGGTCCTCAGCAAGCCGCGCGTCGCGGTGTGGTCGACGGGCGAGAAACTGGTCGCGGGGAGCGTCCCGGACGTCAACGGGCCTTTCCTGGTGGCCGCGCtccgcgaggccggcgcggagCCGTCGTTCCTCAGGACGCTCACTGAccgcgaggacgccgtcaggAAATCGCTGCGGGAAaccatcgacggcggccggtTCGACGTGGTTttgacgacgggcggcgtCTCCGTCGGGAAGTTCGACTTTTTGGCCTCGTCCCTGGGCGGTCTCGGGGCCAGGACCCGCTTCCACGGCGTGGCCATGAGGCCGGGACACCCGGTCCTCTTCGCCGAGGTCCCCGGCCCGTCCCAGATCCTTCCCGTCTTCGGGCTCTCCGGGAACCCcggggccgcggcggcctgctTCAGGTTCCTCGTAGTCCCGTTCCTCAGGTCATGGTCTCATCAAGCCGCCGAGACGCCCGTCATGGCGCGGTGTCTGGACGACCTTGTAACAAACGGCTacggagggggagggaggaaagCGGCGTCGCCGGGCATCATCCCTCCCACGACGTCGTTTCGGCACGGGACCCTGAAGCAGCTTCCCGACGGAGACATGGCGGTGGAGCTCAGCAAGCAGCAGAGCCCCGCGAAACTCGGGCCGttcatcgacgccgactgCTGGGTCCGGACCGGGGGTCACTCACGGGAACGCGGCCCGAGGCGGCCCTTGTCCGCTGCTATCCCATGA
- a CDS encoding Putative mobA-like NTP transferase, nucleotide-diphospho-sugar transferase, with amino-acid sequence MGLPAMRPLLLAGGKSTRMGTPKHLLRMPDGTPLYQRQLQLLRVIFPEPHTIYIFVAQESETDDYLDELLAAQPENNPSSSSSPSTSSSSAAEAAAAAPESTDPKREEPKVQILRDQHPNTYKYSAGPAAGLLAAYRYDPWANWVVVACDYPLLPPDALYLLFLKRDSVPVTCYRSQEGFCEPLLAIWAPPALSRLAERVARGHASPSAAARELDVLMLDAPPGCEWWLTNVNTMEEWVEAVEEMKLGSESGGAGAPTTTPPPASSVEATKGAAA; translated from the coding sequence ATGGGACTACCGGCCATGAGGCCACTCCTCCTGGCAGGGGGAAAGTCGACTCGGATGGGCACACCCAAGCACCTCCTTCGCATGCCCGACGGAACCCCCTTGTACCAGCGGCAACTCCAGCTGCTGCGCGTCATCTTCCCGGAGCCACATACTATCTACATCTTCGTGGCGCAGGAgtccgagacggacgacTACCTCGACGAACTGCTGGCCGCCCAGCCGGAGAACAacccttcctcttcctcgtctccttcaacatcatcatcgtcagcagcagaagcagcagcagcagcccccGAGAGCACCGACCCCAAAAGAGAAGAGCCCAAGGTGCAGATCCTCCGCGACCAGCACCCCAACACCTACAAGTACTCGGCCGGCCCCGCCgcgggcctcctcgcggcgTACCGGTACGACCCGTGGGCAAACTGGGTCGTCGTGGCGTGCGACTacccgctgctgccgccggacGCGCTGTACCTGCTCTTCCTCAAGCGCGACTCCGTGCCCGTGACGTGCTACCGCTCACAGGAAGGGTTCTGcgagccgctgctggccatctgggcgccgccggcgctgtcGCGGCTGGCGGAGCGCGTGGCGCGCGGGCACGCGAgcccctcggcggcggcgagggagctgGATGTGCTGATGCTGGACGCGCCGCCCGGCTGCGAGTGGTGGCTGACCAACGTGAACACGATGGAGGAGTGGGtggaggccgtcgaggagatgaagCTGGGATCTGAGTCCGGGGGGGCcggggcgccgacgacgacgccgccgccggcctcctccgtCGAGGCGACtaagggggcggcggcgtag
- a CDS encoding Putative transporter protein SLAC1/Mae1/ Ssu1/TehA yields MAVPEPEPKPGGGEDLPTPPPPPPLTTTATTAASDRPVRPHRPVRDAVRSFSTQWFLVPQGTAVLATILHQLDYRFRGLTVISYLFWVAAAALLLSTLGIYAVRLALFPRHVLHTLRRDEVELAGLSSVSIAFTSVVQMASLTLVSAWGAPWGEVVYVLWWAAFALAALVALVLPFLFIKVYPSGVPHISPATQMPVIAALTAAGGGGTICASAALTSAQQVPVIVVSYLLIGAGLPLVFALDVLFWARLLGNDQPPRQKTFQDMILCGPWGQSSFALQMLGRAVVGGSFAGYASGVFLAADAAGPVGYTSIFAGLTAWGLATFWWFFAIMGVLHAFLDGSVPKKIPYTLAGWALVFPWGVYTNAAVQLGKLLDSEAFKVWSTCLAIMLVAIWLVNVVFTIRMLARR; encoded by the exons ATGGCGGTCCCTGAACCTGAACCCAAgcccggaggaggggaggacctaccaacaccgccgccgccgccgccgctaacgacgacggcgacgaccgcCGCATCCGACCGCCCCGTCAGGCCCCACCGCCCCGTCCGGGACGCCGTccgcagcttctcgacgCAGTGGTTCCTCGTCCCCCAAGGGActgccgtcctcgccaccaTCCTCCACCAGCTCGACTACCGCTTCCGGGGGCTCACCGTCATCTCTTACCTCTTCtgggtcgccgccgcggccctgTTGCTGTCCACGCTCGGCATCTACGCCGTCCGGCTGGCCCTCTTCCCGCGCCACGTCCTACACACGCTCAGGCGCGACGAGGTggagctcgccggcctctCGAGCGTCTCCATCGCCTTCACCTCCGTCGTCCAGATGGCCTCGCTCACCCTCGTCTCGGCCTGGGGCGCGCCGTGGGGCGAAGTCGTCTACGTCCTCTGgtgggccgccttcgccctcgccgccctcgttgccctcgtcctccccttcctcttcatcaaggTCTACCCCTCCGGCGTGCCGCACATCTCCCCCGCCACCCAGATgcccgtcatcgccgccctcaccgccgccggcggcggcggcaccatctgcgcctcggccgccttgacCAGCGCCCAGCAGGtgcccgtcatcgtcgtctcctacctcctcatcggcgccggcctgccgctggtcttcgccctcgacgtGCTCTTCTGGGCCCGCCTGCTCGGCAACGACCAGCCCCCGAGGCAGAAGACCTTTCAGGACATGATCCTCTGCGGGCCCTGGGGCCAGtcctccttcgccctccAGATGCTCGGccgggccgtcgtcgggggcAGCTTCGCGGGGTACGCCagcggcgtcttcctcgccgccgacgccgccgggcccGTCGGTTACACGAGCATCTTCGCCGGCCTCACCGCGTGGGGGCTCGCCACGTTCTGGTGGTTCTTCGCCATCATGGGCGTGTTACACGCCTTTCTCGACGGGAGTGTACCCAAGAAGATCCCCTACACCTTGGCCGGCTGGGCCCTGGTATTCCCCTGG GGCGTTTATACGAACGCTGCCGTCCAGCTGGGAAAACTCCTCGACTCAGAGGCATTCAAGGTTTGGTCCACCTGCCTCGCTATCATGCTTGTTGCCATATGGCTTGTGAATGTCGTCTTCACAATTAGGATGCTAGCCAGGAGGTAA